One segment of Akkermansiaceae bacterium DNA contains the following:
- a CDS encoding NADH-quinone oxidoreductase subunit C encodes MDAEAICNRLREALPGAAVAFRKNPGASGQDSILVESDSLCAVCRFLRDTDDLAFDFLSNVTGIDWPDASLADKVALAEAAGEEENEDAAPKDGFLEVLYHLYSTRHQTGPLVLRARTRDRVENAKLASVVSVFRSAEFQEREIYDLFGVTFTGHPDLRRILMWDEFEDHPMRKDYVEPDDYEYEPTPHNAVLEKAKRHYPAS; translated from the coding sequence CTGGATGCTGAAGCCATTTGTAACCGACTCCGTGAAGCTCTTCCCGGTGCGGCCGTTGCATTCCGTAAAAACCCGGGTGCCTCCGGGCAGGATTCCATCCTGGTGGAATCCGACAGCTTGTGTGCTGTCTGCCGGTTTTTACGCGACACCGATGACCTCGCCTTTGACTTCCTGTCCAATGTGACGGGTATCGACTGGCCGGATGCCTCCTTGGCGGACAAGGTGGCTCTTGCTGAGGCTGCCGGTGAAGAAGAAAATGAGGATGCCGCACCAAAGGATGGTTTTCTCGAGGTTCTCTATCACCTGTATTCGACCCGTCACCAAACCGGCCCGCTTGTGCTCCGTGCCCGGACCCGGGACCGGGTCGAAAACGCGAAGCTTGCCTCGGTGGTATCCGTTTTCCGTAGTGCCGAGTTTCAGGAGCGTGAGATCTACGATCTCTTTGGTGTTACCTTTACCGGGCACCCCGACTTGCGCCGCATCCTGATGTGGGACGAGTTCGAGGATCATCCGATGCGCAAGGATTATGTCGAGCCGGACGACTACGAATACGAACCCACTCCGCACAATGCCGTGTTGGAGAAAGCCAAACGTCACTACCCTGCATCATGA
- a CDS encoding NADH-quinone oxidoreductase subunit B, protein MENDENLAEELKSQGVHVTSFEQLINWGRSSSLWPLQFGLACCAIEMISATMAKYDMARFGAEVFRPSPRQADLMLIAGTVTKKMAPQVVRLYNQMAEPKYVIAMGACAISGGPFKEGYNVLKGIDRYIPVDVFIPGCPPRPEALLEGLMTLQDIIKKEKLLGKDRARHADPKGYAELPVPEYGAHDLEPKCNPDVWSPPTVEKGGEGQ, encoded by the coding sequence ATGGAGAATGATGAGAATTTAGCCGAAGAGCTCAAGTCACAAGGGGTGCACGTCACTTCCTTTGAACAGCTGATCAACTGGGGGCGGTCGAGTTCTCTTTGGCCGCTGCAGTTTGGCTTGGCCTGCTGCGCTATTGAGATGATTTCCGCCACCATGGCGAAATATGATATGGCGCGTTTTGGAGCGGAGGTGTTCCGGCCATCCCCCCGGCAGGCGGATCTGATGCTGATTGCCGGCACGGTGACCAAGAAAATGGCGCCGCAGGTTGTCCGGCTCTATAACCAGATGGCCGAGCCGAAGTATGTCATCGCCATGGGTGCCTGCGCCATTTCCGGCGGCCCCTTCAAGGAAGGATACAATGTGCTTAAGGGGATCGACCGCTATATTCCCGTGGACGTCTTCATCCCCGGATGTCCACCGCGCCCGGAGGCGTTGTTAGAAGGACTGATGACCTTGCAGGACATTATCAAAAAGGAAAAACTGCTCGGTAAGGACCGCGCCCGTCATGCCGACCCCAAAGGCTACGCCGAACTTCCGGTTCCCGAGTATGGTGCCCATGATCTTGAACCAAAATGCAACCCCGATGTGTGGTCACCACCAACGGTCGAGAAGGGAGGAGAGGGTCAATGA
- the ndhC gene encoding NADH-quinone oxidoreductase subunit A has protein sequence MNHPYLPVLVFFGVALAVPIGALVLARVWMNFFTPIKRGKEKNSLYECGVNPLSERQTRFHSQYYLFGLLFLLFDVETVFLLPFAVAFLKLSVGSFLVAMVFLLLLAEGLLWAWSKGMLNWRGAGQSDQLKKFTIYGE, from the coding sequence ATGAATCACCCCTATCTTCCTGTCCTTGTTTTCTTCGGCGTTGCCCTGGCCGTTCCCATCGGGGCTCTGGTTTTAGCTCGGGTATGGATGAATTTCTTCACTCCGATCAAGAGGGGTAAGGAAAAAAACTCATTGTATGAGTGCGGGGTAAACCCGCTATCGGAACGCCAAACGCGCTTCCATTCGCAGTATTATCTCTTTGGCCTGCTGTTTTTGCTCTTTGATGTCGAGACGGTATTCCTGCTGCCGTTTGCGGTGGCGTTTCTCAAGCTGTCCGTCGGTTCGTTCCTGGTGGCGATGGTGTTCCTCCTGCTTTTGGCGGAGGGTTTATTATGGGCGTGGAGCAAGGGGATGCTGAACTGGCGCGGGGCTGGTCAATCCGATCAACTGAAGAAATTTACGATCTATGGAGAATGA
- a CDS encoding PEP-CTERM sorting domain-containing protein (PEP-CTERM proteins occur, often in large numbers, in the proteomes of bacteria that also encode an exosortase, a predicted intramembrane cysteine proteinase. The presence of a PEP-CTERM domain at a protein's C-terminus predicts cleavage within the sorting domain, followed by covalent anchoring to some some component of the (usually Gram-negative) cell surface. Many PEP-CTERM proteins exhibit an unusual sequence composition that includes large numbers of potential glycosylation sites. Expression of one such protein has been shown restore the ability of a bacterium to form floc, a type of biofilm.) yields the protein MKMKTTLMLTFAASAMTASATLLAVDDFSSLDGSGGTGFAGTWSAGTYANTTPFSDAVSPEYMIGAYSTRSLTTPLLATTTAEVWVAGYIRPQSNAGWQFGFEVGQDMGLGTAAGAQIGRLTGNGQYGGARTNAEDITRISDTFVDGQATLLLVRLYKANPGDTEYNRADFFADLNGTDGRANNLVTITTGKDLSNRSTASVSEIRLLVDGNTTDFDYIAVGTDQASVLIVPEPSSAALLGLGGLALILRRRK from the coding sequence ATGAAAATGAAAACAACCCTGATGCTCACTTTCGCAGCATCTGCCATGACAGCGTCCGCCACACTCCTCGCCGTCGATGACTTCTCAAGCCTTGACGGCTCGGGCGGCACCGGTTTCGCAGGAACCTGGTCGGCGGGCACCTACGCTAACACCACTCCCTTCAGTGATGCCGTCAGCCCCGAGTATATGATCGGCGCCTATTCCACCCGCAGTCTGACCACTCCGCTCCTGGCCACCACCACGGCAGAGGTCTGGGTGGCCGGCTATATCCGCCCCCAGTCCAATGCCGGCTGGCAGTTCGGCTTTGAAGTCGGCCAGGACATGGGTCTCGGCACCGCCGCCGGTGCCCAGATCGGGCGCTTGACAGGTAACGGCCAGTACGGCGGTGCCCGCACCAACGCCGAGGACATCACCCGCATCTCGGACACCTTCGTCGACGGCCAGGCCACGCTGCTGCTGGTCCGCCTCTACAAGGCTAACCCAGGTGATACGGAATACAACCGCGCCGACTTCTTTGCTGACCTGAACGGCACCGACGGACGGGCCAACAACCTGGTGACCATCACCACTGGCAAGGACCTGAGTAACCGCTCCACCGCGAGTGTTTCCGAGATCAGGCTGCTGGTCGACGGTAACACCACCGACTTCGACTATATCGCGGTCGGCACCGATCAGGCGAGTGTCCTGATTGTTCCCGAGCCGTCATCCGCAGCCCTGCTCGGCCTCGGCGGACTCGCCCTGATCCTCCGTCGGCGCAAGTAA
- a CDS encoding adenylosuccinate lyase, whose product MIPNVLAERYASPAITEIWSAEGRIVLEREFWIAVMKAQKELGLDIPQEAIESYESVKDQVNLRSIMDRERITRHDVKARIEEFCDLAGHQHIHKGMTSRDLTENVEQLQVYRSLLVIRDKTIATLAQMKARSVQWRDLVITARTHNVAAQPTTFGKRIAMNGEELLGALGMLNHLIDSYPVRGLKGAVGTQMDQLSLFDGDAGKAARLEQKVCSHLGIPEVFTNVGQVYPRSLDMRTVSILADIASGPSSLCRTLRLMAGHETASEGFAKGQTGSSAMPHKMNSRSCERVNGFHVILKGHVTMAGGLAGDQWNEGDVSCSVVRRLMLPDAFYALDGLFETFLTVLGQMDAYPAVIAAENEHYLPFLMTTTIMMEAVKAGVGREAAHAAIKEHAVATVNDLRAGLIRSNNLLERLAGDDRIPLTQEQLSVLVAAGGENAGSAQSQVDFFANEVGKLEKKFPDAANYQPGSIL is encoded by the coding sequence ATGATTCCCAACGTCCTTGCCGAACGCTACGCCTCCCCTGCCATCACTGAAATCTGGTCCGCCGAAGGCCGCATCGTGCTCGAGCGTGAGTTCTGGATCGCGGTGATGAAGGCCCAGAAAGAACTCGGGCTGGATATCCCGCAAGAGGCCATTGAGTCATATGAATCGGTCAAGGACCAGGTTAACCTCCGGTCGATCATGGACCGTGAGCGCATCACGCGCCACGATGTCAAAGCCCGCATCGAGGAGTTCTGCGACCTGGCGGGCCACCAGCACATCCACAAGGGCATGACCTCGCGCGACCTCACGGAAAACGTCGAGCAGCTCCAGGTTTACCGTTCACTGCTGGTCATTCGGGATAAAACCATCGCGACCCTCGCGCAGATGAAGGCGCGCTCAGTCCAGTGGCGCGATCTCGTCATCACCGCCCGCACCCATAACGTGGCGGCCCAGCCTACTACCTTTGGAAAGCGGATCGCGATGAACGGCGAGGAGCTGCTCGGGGCTCTTGGTATGCTCAACCACCTGATCGACAGCTACCCGGTCCGTGGGCTCAAGGGGGCTGTCGGCACCCAGATGGACCAGCTTTCATTGTTTGACGGCGATGCCGGAAAAGCAGCTCGGCTTGAGCAAAAGGTGTGTAGCCACCTCGGCATCCCCGAGGTATTTACCAACGTCGGCCAGGTTTATCCCCGCTCGCTCGATATGCGCACGGTTTCCATTCTGGCTGACATCGCCTCCGGGCCGTCCTCGCTTTGCCGCACACTCCGGCTGATGGCGGGGCACGAGACCGCCAGCGAGGGATTCGCCAAGGGCCAGACTGGCTCGAGTGCCATGCCCCATAAAATGAACTCCCGCTCGTGCGAGCGCGTCAATGGTTTCCATGTGATCCTCAAGGGGCATGTCACCATGGCGGGCGGACTTGCGGGCGACCAGTGGAACGAGGGTGATGTTTCCTGCTCTGTGGTACGCCGACTGATGCTCCCTGATGCTTTTTACGCCCTAGACGGGCTTTTCGAGACCTTCCTCACCGTACTGGGACAGATGGACGCCTACCCCGCCGTGATTGCAGCGGAAAACGAGCACTACCTCCCTTTCCTAATGACCACCACCATTATGATGGAAGCGGTCAAGGCCGGTGTCGGACGCGAGGCCGCCCATGCGGCGATCAAGGAACATGCCGTCGCCACGGTCAACGACCTCCGCGCTGGACTGATCCGGTCAAACAACCTCCTGGAACGCCTTGCCGGCGACGACCGTATCCCCCTCACGCAGGAACAGCTCAGTGTTTTGGTCGCGGCGGGAGGCGAAAATGCCGGGTCCGCCCAGAGCCAGGTCGATTTCTTTGCCAACGAGGTTGGAAAGCTGGAGAAAAAATTCCCGGATGCCGCCAATTATCAGCCAGGATCGATCCTCTAA
- a CDS encoding ATP-dependent Clp protease proteolytic subunit: protein MNHRNLTTIALVSLSLASLSGGVHAQDAAAPAHPSSPPAAETQEQKEQAKLAAENALYAEKVKKDLAELRTRVARLKLEKEALAEELALAELRRSQASQEADVKFAAELKEMTRAAELAKVKALQVASELKIKQAEWSAKSAELEAQITTLETQQKRDAYANAKPVYLENPLKDDGTLVISDRRISLNGPVTMTTADHVTTRINYYNNKDSKQPIFLVIDASPGGSVMAGYRILKAMEGSTCPVYVVVKSFAASMAATICTLAEKSFAYPNAVILHHQISSTIAFANMNLTEQKEFYQESQKWWQRLATPIARKMGITTEEMIKRMYARSSSGDWTEFGTEAQKLKWVDHIVERIHETSLLKNPDAAAPAVAKAYHGLKETVDEKGHPCMYLPRLTPKDCYFLYNKDGYYRLK, encoded by the coding sequence ATGAACCACAGAAACCTTACCACCATCGCCCTTGTCTCCCTCAGCCTGGCCTCCCTCAGTGGGGGCGTTCACGCGCAGGACGCCGCCGCTCCAGCCCATCCCTCCTCCCCCCCGGCCGCCGAAACCCAGGAACAAAAAGAACAGGCTAAACTAGCTGCCGAAAACGCGTTGTATGCCGAGAAGGTAAAAAAGGATCTCGCCGAACTCCGCACCCGGGTGGCCCGGTTAAAACTGGAAAAAGAAGCACTCGCCGAGGAGCTGGCACTGGCCGAACTCAGGCGCAGCCAGGCGAGCCAGGAGGCGGATGTCAAATTTGCCGCAGAGCTCAAGGAAATGACGCGTGCCGCCGAACTGGCTAAGGTCAAAGCGCTTCAAGTCGCCAGCGAGCTGAAAATCAAGCAAGCCGAGTGGTCGGCAAAGTCGGCCGAGCTCGAAGCCCAGATCACGACACTTGAAACCCAGCAGAAACGTGACGCTTACGCCAATGCCAAGCCGGTCTACTTGGAGAACCCGCTCAAGGATGACGGCACACTCGTTATTTCCGACCGCCGGATCAGCCTGAACGGGCCCGTCACCATGACCACGGCCGACCACGTCACCACCCGCATCAACTACTATAACAACAAGGACTCCAAACAACCGATTTTCCTCGTGATCGACGCCTCGCCGGGCGGCTCTGTCATGGCTGGTTACCGGATCCTGAAAGCGATGGAAGGAAGCACATGCCCGGTGTACGTCGTCGTCAAATCCTTTGCCGCCTCAATGGCCGCCACCATCTGCACATTGGCTGAGAAATCCTTTGCCTACCCCAATGCGGTCATCCTCCACCACCAGATCAGCTCGACCATTGCATTCGCCAACATGAACCTGACCGAGCAAAAGGAGTTTTACCAAGAGTCACAGAAATGGTGGCAACGACTCGCCACCCCGATCGCCCGGAAAATGGGTATCACAACCGAGGAAATGATCAAAAGAATGTATGCGCGGAGTTCCTCCGGGGATTGGACGGAATTCGGCACCGAGGCTCAGAAGCTCAAGTGGGTCGACCACATCGTCGAGCGCATCCATGAGACCTCCTTACTGAAAAACCCGGATGCCGCGGCACCAGCTGTCGCAAAAGCCTACCACGGGCTCAAGGAAACAGTGGATGAAAAAGGCCACCCCTGCATGTATCTCCCGCGCCTAACCCCCAAGGACTGTTACTTCCTCTACAACAAGGACGGATACTATCGCCTCAAATAA
- a CDS encoding TIM barrel protein: MNRRNFTKLAVAGALGSVSGVATAAEEKPPAFKARFGPTFNQLPTAPKGYLDQLKFAHDLGFRGWEDNWLTRRDRKLWPQIAEFCRDHDISLGISVISTGHGVDFSNPSEGDLAKLKADMAKGITLAKATGQTCMTFIPGGRNDMPRDEQIVKSVDTMNRLCDLIEDSGIILVLEPVSHPMAKKEPLIRAFADGHLLCKTVNRKSCKLLADFYHEGQIGNGDKLIENAEAVWDQVGYIQYGDSPGRKEPGTGKLDLGAVTKWLRQKNYTGVIGLEHGVKGKGKAGLDAFIAAYRKIDA; this comes from the coding sequence ATGAACCGCAGAAACTTCACCAAACTTGCCGTGGCAGGCGCACTGGGCAGCGTGTCCGGCGTCGCTACCGCGGCTGAAGAAAAACCACCGGCATTCAAAGCCCGCTTCGGCCCTACCTTCAACCAGCTCCCGACCGCGCCCAAAGGCTACCTTGACCAGCTGAAGTTCGCCCACGACCTTGGCTTCCGTGGTTGGGAGGACAACTGGTTGACCCGCCGCGACCGGAAGCTTTGGCCGCAGATTGCTGAATTCTGTAGAGACCATGATATTTCCCTCGGCATCTCAGTGATCAGTACCGGCCATGGTGTGGACTTTTCCAACCCAAGTGAAGGCGACCTCGCCAAGCTCAAGGCCGACATGGCAAAAGGCATCACTCTGGCCAAGGCAACCGGCCAGACATGCATGACCTTCATCCCCGGTGGCCGCAATGACATGCCGCGCGACGAGCAGATTGTCAAATCGGTCGATACCATGAACCGGCTCTGTGATCTCATCGAGGACAGCGGCATCATCCTTGTGCTGGAGCCGGTGTCCCACCCCATGGCCAAAAAAGAACCCCTGATCCGGGCGTTTGCCGATGGCCATCTACTGTGCAAAACCGTGAACCGGAAATCCTGCAAGCTGTTAGCCGATTTTTACCATGAGGGCCAGATCGGCAATGGCGACAAACTGATTGAAAACGCAGAAGCCGTCTGGGATCAGGTAGGCTACATCCAATACGGCGACAGCCCTGGCAGAAAAGAGCCAGGCACCGGCAAGCTCGACCTGGGCGCCGTAACCAAGTGGCTTCGCCAAAAAAATTACACCGGTGTCATCGGCTTGGAACACGGCGTCAAAGGCAAGGGCAAGGCCGGTCTGGATGCATTTATTGCCGCCTACCGGAAAATTGATGCTTAA
- a CDS encoding redoxin domain-containing protein: MSRTLNILTATALLMGSPCLTAEPEPVKTIPLGSQAPDFSLPGVDGKTYTLKDFSKSRVLVVVFTCNHCPDARAARGKVIALHADYKDKGVAVVAISGNDDKALRLDEIGYSVYGDSLEDMKNVAREEKYTFPYLYDGSTQKATKAYGAVATPHVFVFDADRKLRYTGRIDDARRNRKDMGKQYVRVAINTILAGEEIETPTTRPFGCSTKWAWKRDSVAEDNAKWKALPVTLADLDTGSARTLAANKSGKLRLINFWSTTCGPCVAEFPDLVDTYRRFQNRPVELVTISTDPVKSRDEVKTFLTDREVALSPRTAGSVKKEKRPSNNYLYTGTNLDHLAEAIDPKWNGALPHSVLVAPGGKIIWRHTGRIHAVELRRAIVTYLDQNHGE, translated from the coding sequence ATGTCACGCACACTCAACATCCTAACAGCAACCGCATTGTTGATGGGTTCCCCATGCCTAACTGCCGAACCAGAACCCGTCAAAACAATTCCCCTCGGCTCCCAGGCACCGGATTTCTCCCTGCCTGGAGTCGATGGAAAAACCTACACCCTCAAGGATTTCTCTAAGTCCAGGGTGCTGGTTGTCGTTTTCACCTGCAACCACTGCCCGGATGCCCGGGCGGCACGGGGCAAGGTGATTGCACTTCATGCCGACTATAAAGACAAGGGCGTTGCGGTTGTCGCGATTTCTGGAAACGACGACAAAGCGCTCCGACTTGATGAGATCGGTTACTCCGTTTATGGCGATTCGTTAGAGGATATGAAAAACGTCGCCAGGGAGGAAAAATACACCTTCCCCTACCTCTACGATGGCAGCACCCAAAAAGCGACCAAGGCTTACGGAGCGGTGGCAACACCCCATGTCTTTGTTTTCGATGCAGATCGGAAGCTTCGCTACACCGGAAGAATCGATGACGCTCGCAGAAACAGGAAAGATATGGGCAAACAATACGTCCGTGTTGCGATCAACACCATCCTTGCGGGCGAGGAAATCGAAACGCCAACCACACGCCCCTTCGGTTGCTCCACCAAGTGGGCGTGGAAACGCGACAGTGTCGCCGAGGACAACGCCAAATGGAAAGCCCTCCCCGTTACCCTTGCGGACCTTGATACCGGGTCCGCCAGGACGCTCGCAGCCAACAAGTCAGGCAAACTCCGTCTGATCAATTTCTGGTCGACGACTTGCGGCCCCTGCGTGGCCGAATTCCCGGATCTTGTTGACACCTACCGTCGCTTCCAAAACCGACCCGTAGAGCTTGTCACCATCAGCACCGATCCCGTCAAGTCGCGTGACGAGGTGAAGACTTTCCTCACCGACCGCGAGGTGGCGCTTTCCCCCCGCACCGCCGGCTCCGTCAAAAAAGAGAAGCGCCCGTCCAACAACTACCTCTACACGGGAACCAATCTCGACCACCTGGCAGAAGCCATTGACCCGAAGTGGAATGGCGCCCTCCCCCACTCCGTCCTGGTCGCACCGGGAGGGAAAATCATCTGGCGTCATACGGGCCGCATCCATGCTGTCGAACTACGCCGCGCCATCGTCACCTACCTCGATCAAAACCATGGTGAGTAA
- a CDS encoding matrixin family metalloprotease translates to MNRNLTSTFRLRARGADEKLFLQRLVRVATHEIGHTLGLGHCPDDQCNMVDARGSILSVDQGSGKLCKTCQKRMQQ, encoded by the coding sequence ATGAACCGCAACCTAACATCCACTTTCCGACTCAGGGCGCGGGGTGCTGACGAAAAACTCTTCCTCCAGCGACTCGTCCGTGTCGCCACCCACGAGATCGGGCACACTCTCGGTCTTGGGCACTGCCCGGATGACCAATGTAATATGGTGGATGCCAGGGGATCGATCCTGTCCGTCGACCAGGGTTCCGGAAAACTTTGCAAGACCTGTCAAAAGCGTATGCAGCAGTAG